In one Sphingomonas sp. S1-29 genomic region, the following are encoded:
- a CDS encoding DUF885 domain-containing protein, whose product MSPRLLLPLILLVPGCAATTPPQAVSAQPAAAPGANAEDARLLAFLDRAFDEAVALSPETLTSFGSKTDYDKLDDYTSAEGERRMAMAEATLAEMRRQFRPDALSESGRLSYRLFETQVENQRRQYAFRDYSFPVSTNGSPAGSIPVFLINQHKIASVADAQAYIARIAETDRVMGEVAAHMRMQAGKGIIPPKMVFAPARADAQKVITGAPFTAGEDSTLLADFRKKVAALDAPAATKAKLVADASAALTGPFKSGFTTLFAALDEIEPQAKGNDGAWSLPNGEAYYAARLAQNTTTAMSADAIHQVGLAQVARIRAEMEAVKDRVGFKGTLGGFFEDVRSNPRFKYENSAAGREVYLNDARAVIASMMAAAPRYFHTLPKAALEVRAVEAWRQDTAAVAFYNRPAPDGSRPGIFYVNLADMGQVQKVQTAGIAVHEGAPGHHFQIARQQELPDMPKFRRLGGYSAYSEGWGLYTERLAKEMGAYSDPYDEFGMLSLQMWRAIRLVTDTGMHSKRWSREKAIAYFQENSSLAQRDIVKEVERYINNPGQATSYMIGQLKIAELRARSEKALGSRFDIRDFHEVILGNGAMPLNVLEEQVDRYIAAKRG is encoded by the coding sequence ATGTCGCCTCGCCTGTTGCTGCCGTTGATCCTGCTTGTCCCCGGCTGCGCCGCGACCACGCCGCCGCAGGCCGTCTCTGCCCAGCCCGCCGCTGCTCCCGGTGCCAATGCCGAGGACGCGCGGCTGCTCGCCTTCCTCGACAGGGCGTTCGACGAGGCGGTCGCGCTCAGCCCCGAAACGCTCACCAGCTTCGGCAGCAAGACCGATTATGACAAGCTCGACGACTACACTTCCGCCGAGGGCGAACGCCGGATGGCGATGGCCGAAGCTACGCTTGCGGAAATGCGCCGCCAGTTCCGCCCCGATGCGCTGAGCGAAAGCGGACGCCTCAGCTACCGGCTGTTCGAGACCCAGGTCGAAAACCAGCGTCGCCAATATGCCTTTCGCGACTATAGCTTCCCCGTCTCGACCAATGGCAGCCCGGCAGGGTCGATCCCGGTCTTCCTGATCAACCAGCACAAGATCGCCAGCGTCGCCGATGCTCAAGCCTATATCGCGCGCATCGCCGAGACCGATCGCGTGATGGGCGAGGTTGCCGCGCACATGCGCATGCAGGCCGGCAAGGGGATCATCCCGCCCAAGATGGTGTTCGCCCCCGCGCGCGCCGACGCGCAGAAAGTCATCACCGGCGCGCCCTTCACCGCGGGCGAAGACAGCACCTTGCTCGCGGACTTCAGGAAGAAGGTAGCCGCGCTCGATGCGCCCGCCGCGACCAAGGCAAAGCTGGTCGCCGATGCCAGCGCCGCGCTCACCGGCCCGTTCAAGTCGGGCTTCACCACGCTGTTCGCCGCGCTCGACGAGATCGAGCCGCAAGCCAAGGGCAATGACGGCGCGTGGAGCCTGCCCAATGGCGAAGCCTATTACGCCGCCCGCCTTGCGCAGAACACCACTACCGCCATGAGCGCCGACGCCATTCACCAGGTCGGCCTTGCGCAGGTCGCGCGCATTCGTGCCGAGATGGAGGCGGTGAAGGACCGCGTCGGCTTCAAGGGCACGCTCGGCGGGTTCTTCGAGGACGTCCGCAGCAATCCACGCTTCAAATATGAGAATTCGGCTGCGGGTCGCGAGGTGTATCTGAACGACGCGCGCGCCGTGATCGCATCAATGATGGCCGCCGCCCCGCGCTATTTCCACACCTTGCCCAAGGCGGCGCTCGAAGTGCGCGCGGTCGAGGCTTGGCGGCAGGACACCGCCGCAGTCGCCTTCTACAACCGCCCCGCCCCCGACGGCTCGCGACCGGGCATATTCTACGTCAACCTCGCCGATATGGGGCAGGTGCAAAAGGTGCAGACCGCAGGGATCGCGGTCCATGAAGGCGCGCCCGGCCATCATTTCCAGATCGCCCGGCAGCAGGAACTGCCAGACATGCCCAAATTCCGCCGGCTCGGCGGCTACAGCGCCTATTCCGAAGGCTGGGGGCTCTATACCGAGCGGCTCGCCAAGGAGATGGGCGCGTATAGCGATCCCTATGACGAGTTCGGCATGCTCTCGCTCCAGATGTGGCGCGCGATCCGGCTGGTCACCGATACCGGGATGCATTCGAAGCGCTGGTCGCGCGAAAAGGCGATCGCCTATTTCCAAGAGAATTCGTCGCTGGCGCAGCGCGACATCGTCAAGGAGGTCGAGCGCTACATCAACAATCCGGGCCAGGCGACCAGCTACATGATCGGCCAGCTCAAGATCGCCGAGCTGCGCGCGCGATCGGAGAAGGCGCTGGGCAGCCGCTTCGACATTCGCGATTTCCACGAAGTGATCCTGGGCAATGGCGCGATGCCGCTCAACGTGCTCGAGGAGCAGGTCGACCGCTATATCGCCGCCAAGCGCGGCTAG
- a CDS encoding glycosyl transferase family protein has translation MTGVLDTVTHEAMLFAAIGFAIGGLDDLLVDILYAIRLIALRLRGDAPLSLAMLRPPPIRIAVFVAAWDESDVIGGMVRTALARFGRGDYRIYVGTYPNDRATIDAVTAAAGGDPRVRLVVGELPGPTTKAHCLNVVWRAMLDDEARDGRMVDAIVLHDAEDVVHAGELQVYAHFLARADIVQIPVSPLVDRSSRFVSGHYLDEFTELHAKQALVRQALGAAMPLAGVGCAISRPMMAKVAELRGGVPFDATSLVEDYELGLTVAGLGGRAVFARVAERPGGPPVAVHAYFPARLDAAVRQKARWMTGIALAGWDRIGWGRRFDLGDHWMRMRDRRALIALLLLLAAYAALVGWALGAGLHWWFGTAPDPLSPALRWLLAVNAGLLLWRTAMRMAFVGAAYGRIEAMLSVPRMFVSNVIALLAARRALFRYVGLLRGQALTWDKTRHHFPDLAESDGG, from the coding sequence GTGACCGGCGTGCTCGACACAGTCACGCACGAAGCGATGCTCTTCGCAGCGATTGGCTTCGCTATTGGCGGGCTAGACGATCTTTTGGTCGATATACTGTACGCTATTCGCCTGATCGCGCTGCGATTACGCGGTGACGCCCCGCTCAGCCTGGCAATGCTTCGCCCGCCGCCGATACGGATCGCGGTGTTCGTCGCCGCGTGGGATGAATCGGACGTCATCGGCGGGATGGTGCGCACCGCGCTCGCGCGCTTCGGGCGTGGCGATTACCGGATCTATGTCGGCACCTATCCCAATGACCGGGCGACGATCGACGCGGTGACGGCAGCGGCGGGAGGTGACCCAAGGGTGCGGCTCGTCGTGGGTGAGCTGCCGGGGCCGACCACCAAGGCGCACTGCCTCAACGTAGTGTGGCGCGCGATGCTCGACGACGAAGCGCGCGACGGCCGGATGGTCGATGCGATCGTGCTCCACGATGCCGAGGATGTGGTGCATGCCGGCGAGTTGCAGGTCTATGCGCATTTTCTGGCCCGGGCGGATATCGTGCAGATCCCGGTGTCGCCGCTGGTCGATCGTAGCTCGCGCTTCGTGTCGGGGCATTATCTGGACGAATTCACAGAACTCCACGCCAAACAGGCGCTGGTACGACAGGCGCTTGGCGCGGCGATGCCGCTCGCCGGTGTCGGGTGCGCGATTTCCCGGCCGATGATGGCGAAGGTCGCAGAGTTGCGCGGTGGGGTGCCGTTCGACGCGACGAGCTTGGTCGAGGATTACGAGCTCGGGCTGACGGTTGCGGGCCTGGGCGGTCGCGCGGTGTTCGCGCGGGTGGCCGAGCGGCCCGGCGGTCCGCCGGTCGCGGTGCACGCGTACTTCCCCGCGCGGCTCGATGCGGCGGTTCGGCAAAAGGCGCGGTGGATGACGGGGATCGCGCTTGCCGGATGGGATCGGATTGGTTGGGGGCGGCGCTTCGACCTGGGAGATCACTGGATGCGGATGCGCGACCGCCGCGCGCTGATCGCGCTGCTGTTGTTGCTTGCGGCCTATGCCGCGCTGGTGGGGTGGGCGCTGGGTGCGGGGCTGCACTGGTGGTTCGGGACCGCGCCCGATCCGCTGTCGCCGGCGCTGCGTTGGCTGCTGGCGGTCAATGCCGGCCTGCTGCTCTGGCGCACCGCGATGCGGATGGCGTTCGTGGGGGCTGCCTATGGGCGGATCGAGGCGATGCTGTCGGTGCCGCGGATGTTCGTCAGCAACGTGATCGCGCTGCTGGCGGCGAGGCGCGCGCTGTTTCGCTATGTCGGGCTCCTGCGTGGGCAGGCGCTTACCTGGGACAAGACGCGGCATCATTTCCCCGATCTCGCCGAAAGCGATGGGGGATGA